Genomic window (Dictyoglomus thermophilum H-6-12):
CTAAGGAGGTAATTAAAGAGAAAGTTATAAGTGCCCTTAGGATGGTTCATTTAGAAGAGCATGTTAATAAATATCCTAGGCAACTTTCGGGGGGAGAGCAACAGAGAGTTGCACTTGCAAGATGTATTGTTATGGAGCCAAGAGTGATGCTTCTTGATGAGCCTCTTTCTAATTTAGATGCTCTTTTAAGAATTGAGATGAGATATGAGCTCAAGGCTCTTCATGAAAGGTTAAAAATAACTACCATATATGTTACTCATGATCAGCAAGAAGCTTTAGCTTTATCTGATAGAATTGTAGTACTTAATAAAGGTAAAATTCAACAAATAGGTACTCCTGAAGAGATTTATTCTTATCCTTCTAATTTATTTGTGGCAAACTTTTTAGGATTTAGGAATATATGGGAGGTAAAGATATTAAAGCTTGAAGGTGACAATGTGGCTTATATTAAATTTGGAAGTGTAAATTTAAAGGCTACTCTTCAGGATAAATATAAGAGTCATATAAGAAATATTTTTGAGAATAATAAAAGAGCATATATTTCAGTAAGACCTGAAGATATAGAAATAGGAGAAGGTTTGGAGAATAATATAGAAATAAAGATTGAAGTTATAGAATATTTGGGACATCATAAACAATTCTGGGGAGTAACTTCTGATGGGATAAATATAGAGGTATCTAAGGAATCGAATATAAGTTTAGAACCTGGAGATAGTGTAAAAATATGGATACCTCCTGAGAGAATTCTAATCTTCTCAGAGGAGGACTAAATATGGGAAGACGTAACACTCTTACTATAATATTATTTCTACTTCCTGCCTTTGTGTATTTAACTTTTTTATTTGTTTATCCCTTTTTATACGGCTTAAATCTTAGCCTAACTGATGAAAGAGGTAATTTCACCTTAAACAACTTTATACGTTTTTTTAGTGATCCTTGGGATGCTAATACTATTTGGATTACATTAAAAATCGCTATACCTGCTACCTTATTAAGTATATTAATTGCCATCCCTCTTGCATATTACATGAGACATGGTATAAAGGGTGAAAAATTTATTACTATGTTATTGATTCTTCCTATAACTCTGGGGAGTGTCTTTATTGCTGAGGGTATGCTTACTTACATGGGGCCTAATGGCTGGTTGAATAGGCTTTTAATATTTTTAAAAATAACTGATAAACCTTTAAAATTAACTCATAATTATTTGGGAGTTTTAATAGCTCTTATTATTCAAGGTTTTCCTTTCGTTTTTCTCATGCTACTTGGTTATATTTCTGGTATAGACCCTAATTTAGAAAAAGCTGCAAGTGTATTAGGGGCAAATAGATGGCAGATATTTTGGAAGGTAATGTTTCCCTTGTGGCTTCCAGGGATTACTATGGCCATGTCTTTAAATTTTGTTATGAATTTTACAGTTTTTCCTTCTGCGGTCCTTTTAGGACAACCCTCTGGTCCTACAAGAGTAATATCTATTTCTGCTTTTCAATGGGCTTTTGAGAAATTTAATTTTCATATGTCTTCTGCTGTGGCAATAATCATGGGTATAGTGGAGTTAATTTTTATACTTATAGTTATGTTTATTAGACAAGGGTTATACAGAGGCTCTACAGTGGCAGGAAAAGGATAGGAGGATTAAGATGAGGAATAGAGTAGGTCTATCAAAAGCGTTATTTTGGTTTGCCATAGTGATCTATTCTTTTAATATTCTTGGTATTATTCTTACAGTGGTTTTAAATTCTTTAAGTAAAGAATGGTATGGTGAATTGTTGCCCAAAATATTTACTTTTGAGTGGTATGCTTATATGGCAAGAGAACATGATCTTCCTCAGCTTCTTTATGCCACCTTTGTAGTTGCAATATCAGTAGCTTTGATAGCTTTAATAATTGGCCTTCCTACGGCATATGTTTTAGCAAGATATGATTTTAGATTTAAAAATGTGATCTTATCTCTTTTATTATTGCCTATGCTTATACCACCGATGACTTATGGTATTCCTCTTGCTGCATTATTGTACAAACTAAGACTTGCTACAAGGCTTCCTGGAGTTATACTTGCTAATCTTGTACCAGTAGTACCTTATGTAACCTTAATCTTGACTCCTTTTATTGAACAGATAGATGTCAGTTATGAATCTGCAGCAAGAGTTTTAGGGGCTAACAGATTGCAAACCTTTTTGAAGATACTTCTCCCTCTAACCGTACCGGGAATCTTTACTGCTGCGCTTCTGTCCATTGTAAGGACAATTGCTATGTTTGAATTAACGTTTTTAGTAGCAGGGCCAAAATCTCAAACAGTAGTTGTAGCTCTCTACTATGATGCTTATGCTGCTGGAACACGTCCTCCTCAGGCTATTGATGCTTTAGCAGTTGTATACTTCTTAATTACTATGACTTTTCTTGTAATTGCTTTGAGATTTGCAAGCCCAACTCAATTTGTTTATAGAGGAAAATAAGGGGGAGACAAAGTTGGTGTTTCCCCCTTAGTATCATACTTCTCAGAAGTAGTCCCAGCAGAAGGTTGGATACTCTGAAAACAGTTTATTAAAGTCGTTAAGAGCATTAAAGTTGTTAACTTCTATATATCCGAGGTTATAAGCCGTTTTTGGAGATATGGTTCCTGTAATTATCTGAGATAAAGTGTTTATGTTTATTGCTATGTCATACTCTAAACCATCTTTCTTCTCTAAATTTCCTTTCCCATTTTCTATTTCTAAATTCCATATTCCATCATTCCATTCTCCATGTTCGTCTTTAATTTTTAATGCAATTTTGATATTTATATTTTCATCGTATTTTAATGACGAAAGTGCCCTTTCTACATCTATAACTCTTATCATGAAGGTTGGCTCAATAGAGCATTCTCCCCTTGGATTGGGAAGAATAAAGGGTAGAGGATCATCAAGAGGGGCAGTCCATTCTACTTCTTCTATAGTCATGGCCTGTCTTGAAAATAGACTTAAAAATCCTTTATATGCAGAGGTGTTTAAAGTTATCATTTCCCTTACAACAATTCTATTTATATTCGTTTTTTCTACACTATAAAGGAGATATCCTTCTATCTCTTTATCTTCATAAATATAAAGATACGTTAGGGTGCGGGTTCTAAAAATTAGGCTTTCCCATCTTTCATCAGTTCTTTTTATGGAGCCAGAGAAGTTTTTAGAAAATTTATCATATACAGGTTTTATAAGTTTCCAGTCTTCAAGAGGAATTCTTTTTACCTTTTCCATTTCAGGAAATTTAGGAATGGAGTAGGTTTTTCTACGATATCTTTTTTGAAATCCTCCGAGCTCCCATCCAAAGGTTCTATAAAATTCAAAGGAGAAAGGATAAAGGGAGGAAAAAGTACTGCCATTTTCTTTTGATATTCTAATAGCCTCTCTTAGTAAATAATGTACATAATTTTTTCCTCTTTTTTCTGGAAGGGTAGCTACACCTCCTATTCCTGAGAAGGAAAAGAGCTCTCCTCTTACATATCCCTCCATAGGTATGATGCTGAGGGCTGAGACTAATTTGTTATTTTCGATTGCTCCTATACAATTTCTTATACTTTTCTCATTTACCCATGTACTTACCTGTTCATAGGGAAAAGCAAAAGATTGGCTCCAAAGCTCAATTAAATCATCAATATATGAGGGGTTTAATCTTATTATCTCCATTTTTATCCCTCCATAAGTTTATTATGAATAAGCTCTACAAGGGTGTACCCTTTAAAGGGGTAGTCTTGTGTGACTTCCCAGAACATAATTCCCCCGAGGTTATTTTTAATTACATAGTCACATTTCTCTGAGATGGATTCTTCATCATCATAGGAGTACATAATTTTTTCTTTGGGATTCCATAGCCAGGGGACTTTTGCGTACTCATCTCTAAATTTTATGTAATCTGGATCATTTTCTAGTACTCCTCTTATAAAGAAAAAGGGATTACTTCCTGAGGGATGGCCTTCACTATCAAATATCCCATAGGGAATTCCCTTTACTTTTGCAAAAAGTCCATTATAGCCTTCATCCTCACAAATCCATCCCTTTCCATAAAAGGGAACTCCAAGAACAATCTTTTCGGAAGGTACCTTAAATTTTAAATATTCTCTTACTGCAGAGTCACAGTTTGCTCTTTCTCGGCTTTTTTCATCAGGATCTTTTGGGGTTCCGTAAAGAGGAGAATGGTGATTGGTGTATTTATCCCAAACGCCATGAAAGTCGTAGGTCATGAGATTAATAAAATCAAGAAATACATGGTACTTGTCTGGCTCAGTATTGTGAATTTGAGTATAACTTGCAGGAGCAGCTATGGTAAGAAGAAGATCTTTATTTTCCTCACTC
Coding sequences:
- a CDS encoding glycoside hydrolase family 18 protein, whose amino-acid sequence is MPQKRVVAYFPEWKVRDEYLGYSIEDIPWKFLTHINYAFAKIVDGKVHPIDENLFYSNMKKIKEFKKEYKKVKVLISVGGWTDSGEFSDVALTEENRRKFAKSALELIKEFNLDGIDIDWEFPVSGGLPTNKARPEDKENFTLLLKTLREVLSEENKDLLLTIAAPASYTQIHNTEPDKYHVFLDFINLMTYDFHGVWDKYTNHHSPLYGTPKDPDEKSRERANCDSAVREYLKFKVPSEKIVLGVPFYGKGWICEDEGYNGLFAKVKGIPYGIFDSEGHPSGSNPFFFIRGVLENDPDYIKFRDEYAKVPWLWNPKEKIMYSYDDEESISEKCDYVIKNNLGGIMFWEVTQDYPFKGYTLVELIHNKLMEG
- a CDS encoding ABC transporter ATP-binding protein produces the protein MREFKELRITGLNKYYGNKKVVDNFNLTIKNGEFVTLLGPSGSGKSTVLNCIAGLIPIDGGSIYIDDECLDDGKNFVPPEKRNFGMVFQNYALFPHLSVFDNVAFGLRLRKLPKEVIKEKVISALRMVHLEEHVNKYPRQLSGGEQQRVALARCIVMEPRVMLLDEPLSNLDALLRIEMRYELKALHERLKITTIYVTHDQQEALALSDRIVVLNKGKIQQIGTPEEIYSYPSNLFVANFLGFRNIWEVKILKLEGDNVAYIKFGSVNLKATLQDKYKSHIRNIFENNKRAYISVRPEDIEIGEGLENNIEIKIEVIEYLGHHKQFWGVTSDGINIEVSKESNISLEPGDSVKIWIPPERILIFSEED
- a CDS encoding ABC transporter permease, coding for MRNRVGLSKALFWFAIVIYSFNILGIILTVVLNSLSKEWYGELLPKIFTFEWYAYMAREHDLPQLLYATFVVAISVALIALIIGLPTAYVLARYDFRFKNVILSLLLLPMLIPPMTYGIPLAALLYKLRLATRLPGVILANLVPVVPYVTLILTPFIEQIDVSYESAARVLGANRLQTFLKILLPLTVPGIFTAALLSIVRTIAMFELTFLVAGPKSQTVVVALYYDAYAAGTRPPQAIDALAVVYFLITMTFLVIALRFASPTQFVYRGK
- a CDS encoding ABC transporter permease; translated protein: MGRRNTLTIILFLLPAFVYLTFLFVYPFLYGLNLSLTDERGNFTLNNFIRFFSDPWDANTIWITLKIAIPATLLSILIAIPLAYYMRHGIKGEKFITMLLILPITLGSVFIAEGMLTYMGPNGWLNRLLIFLKITDKPLKLTHNYLGVLIALIIQGFPFVFLMLLGYISGIDPNLEKAASVLGANRWQIFWKVMFPLWLPGITMAMSLNFVMNFTVFPSAVLLGQPSGPTRVISISAFQWAFEKFNFHMSSAVAIIMGIVELIFILIVMFIRQGLYRGSTVAGKG
- a CDS encoding GNAT family N-acetyltransferase — encoded protein: MEIIRLNPSYIDDLIELWSQSFAFPYEQVSTWVNEKSIRNCIGAIENNKLVSALSIIPMEGYVRGELFSFSGIGGVATLPEKRGKNYVHYLLREAIRISKENGSTFSSLYPFSFEFYRTFGWELGGFQKRYRRKTYSIPKFPEMEKVKRIPLEDWKLIKPVYDKFSKNFSGSIKRTDERWESLIFRTRTLTYLYIYEDKEIEGYLLYSVEKTNINRIVVREMITLNTSAYKGFLSLFSRQAMTIEEVEWTAPLDDPLPFILPNPRGECSIEPTFMIRVIDVERALSSLKYDENINIKIALKIKDEHGEWNDGIWNLEIENGKGNLEKKDGLEYDIAININTLSQIITGTISPKTAYNLGYIEVNNFNALNDFNKLFSEYPTFCWDYF